CGCCGAAGCCGAAGGAGTTGGACATGACCGCGTCCACGGCCGCGGCGGCCGGTTGTTCGAGGACGTGGTTGAGGTCGCAGGCGGGGTCCGGGTCGTCGAGGTTGTGGGTCGGCGGGAGCAGCCCGCGGCGCAGGGCCACCACGCCGATCGCGGCCTCGATCGCGCCGGAGGCGCCGAGCAGGTGGCCGGTCACGCCCTTGGTGGAGCTGACCGGCGGCATGGCGTCGCCGTACACGTCCCGGATCGCCGCGGCCTCGGCGGCGTCGCCCGCCTTGGTGCCGGTGCCGTGGGCGTTGAGGTAGCCGACGTCCCCGGTGGACAGCCCGGCGTCCCGCAGGGCGATGCGCATGCTCTCGGCCGCGCTGGAGCCGTCCGGTCGCGGGGTGGTCGGGTGGTAGGCGTCGCTCGTCGCGCCCCAGCCGAGCACGTCGGCGTGGACGGTCGCGCCGCGCGCCCGCGCGAACCCCGGCCGCTCCAGCACGAGCACGCCGGCCGCCTCGCCGAGCACCAAACCGTTGCGGCGCCGGTCGAACGGGCGGCTGGCGGTGGTCGGGTCGGCCCAGCCGCGGGCCAGCGCGAGCGCGTTGCCGAAGGCGTCGGCGAAGGTCGGGAACAGCGGTGCCTCGGTGCAGCCGCACACCACCACGTCGGCCTCGCCGGAGCGCAGGATGCGCGTCGCCTCGCCGATGGACTGGCCGCCCGCCGCGCACGCCGTGCCGACCGAGGAGGAGTAGCCGCGGACGCCGAACTTGATGGCGATCCGCGCGGCCGCCATGTTCGGCAGCACGCCGGGCAGCATGAACGGGCTGACGCCGAGCCTGCCGCGCCGGGACCGCTCGACCGCCTGGTCCGCGAGCGTCGCCAGGCCGCCGACACCGGAGACGACGACCGCGACGCGGTACGGGTCGACGTCCCGGCCGACCTCGATGCCGGCGTCCGCCAGGGCGTCGCCGGCGGCCCGCACCGCCATCACGATCGAGCGGTCCACCACCCGCGCCTCCTTGGCGGGGATGACGCTCGCCGCGTCGACGGCTGGGCTGAACGCAGCCACGTCCACGACACCGTGCAGCGCATGGCCCTCCGGCGGCCGCACCAACCCCGACCGCCCGGCGCAGACCGCGTCGAACACCTCGTCCACCGCCGTGCCGACCGGGCTGACCAGCCCGATGCCGGTCACGGCAACGCCGGTGCTCACGTCGCGGAGGTCGTCCGCACCCGTTGCGCCACCGCG
This portion of the Saccharothrix syringae genome encodes:
- a CDS encoding beta-ketoacyl-[acyl-carrier-protein] synthase family protein, which encodes MSTGVAVTGIGLVSPVGTAVDEVFDAVCAGRSGLVRPPEGHALHGVVDVAAFSPAVDAASVIPAKEARVVDRSIVMAVRAAGDALADAGIEVGRDVDPYRVAVVVSGVGGLATLADQAVERSRRGRLGVSPFMLPGVLPNMAAARIAIKFGVRGYSSSVGTACAAGGQSIGEATRILRSGEADVVVCGCTEAPLFPTFADAFGNALALARGWADPTTASRPFDRRRNGLVLGEAAGVLVLERPGFARARGATVHADVLGWGATSDAYHPTTPRPDGSSAAESMRIALRDAGLSTGDVGYLNAHGTGTKAGDAAEAAAIRDVYGDAMPPVSSTKGVTGHLLGASGAIEAAIGVVALRRGLLPPTHNLDDPDPACDLNHVLEQPAAAAVDAVMSNSFGFGGHNVSVILGRANG